The proteins below come from a single Lodderomyces elongisporus chromosome 3, complete sequence genomic window:
- the SPT3 gene encoding Transcription initiation protein spt3, whose product MSGDNKYKYRIEIQQMMFVSGESNDPPIETTSLIEDIVRGQVIEILIQTTKTANSRGSKSIAPEDVIFLIRHDKAKVNRLRTYLSWKDVRKNAKDQEGGGTESLLEGGGADASAGGSGANGGAPGQSSANDSSKMLSRYKKSKIRLPWEVQFMFSEQHLETAEENEQFDEEEKAATIASLKRLKMADDRTKNMTREEYVHWSECRQASFTFRKAKRFREWAQMAQLCDSRPNDDVIDILGFLTFEIVCSLTEEAMNIKNSEDKLTQLQQEKNREQEKQPKKRKYLFDKPDELASPIMPYHIEEAWRRLQKTDFKHKAARSFGGGMIKTRTRLI is encoded by the coding sequence ATGTCTGGAGATAATAAATACAAGTACAGGATAGAAATCCAACAAATGATGTTTGTTTCCGGCGAGTCTAACGATCCACCAATTGAAACTACTTCCTTAATTGAAGATATAGTTCGCGGTCAAGTTATAGAAATTCTTATTCAAACCACGAAAACTGCAAATAGTCGAGGCTCCAAAAGTATCGCACCCGAAGACGTCATTTTCCTTATAAGGCATGACAAAGCTAAGGTCAATAGACTACGAACGTATTTGTCATGGAAAGATGTGAGAAAGAATGCTAAAGACCAGGAAGGTGGGGGCACAGAGTCTCTTTTGGAAGGTGGTGGGGCAGATGCTAGTGCTGGCGGCAGTGGGGCTAATGGGGGTGCACCAGGTCAGCTGAGTGCAAACGATAGCTCTAAAATGCTTTCACGATATAAAAAGTCCAAGATCAGATTACCTTGGGAAGTACAATTTATGTTTAGTGAGCAGCATTTGGAGACCGCTGAGGAAAACGAACAATTTGACGAGGAAGAGAAAGCAGCAACCATAGCTTCGCTTAAAAGGTTAAAGATGGCCGACGATCGAACAAAGAACATGACTAGGGAAGAATACGTTCATTGGTCAGAATGTAGACAAGCATCGTTCACTTTCAGAAAGGCCAAGAGATTTAGAGAGTGGGCTCAAATGGCACAGTTGTGCGACTCTAGGCCGAATGATGATGTAATTGATATTTTGGGGTTCCTCACATTTGAGATTGTTTGTTCACTTACTGAAGAAGCAATGAATATCAAGAACTCGGAGGATAAATTGACTCAATTGCAGCAGGAGAAAAATAGAGagcaagaaaaacaaccgaaaaagagaaagtatTTGTTTGATAAGCCGGACGAGTTGGCATCGCCAATCATGCCCTATCACATAGAGGAAGCTTGGAGGAGGCTCCAAAAGACAGATTTCAAGCATAAAGCAGCCAGGTCTTTTGGAGGTGGCATGATCAAGACTAGAACAAGACTTATTTAG